A genome region from Purpureocillium takamizusanense chromosome 8, complete sequence includes the following:
- a CDS encoding uncharacterized protein (COG:S~EggNog:ENOG503PEFR) yields the protein MFNNQSNKPHPTGYDNDTFGFSPQPWTRFDTNHGTTSSAVPPHHSSHGGNQSFHASTDMDWSTTSSEVPSGYHNDDAQGPNEMELDSLASGGGVGRLVAHFENKSFNPFENKSPAPPLPPRPSHSVQIPQQSPQVVQRPQFDNIGYFGSHGTASNGFNPNRIATPVQSPVESQWGSFSMQSRMMSPIATNSPAIPFSGFQDNSRVTSPGVGPSSGPFGNLDDFMSGNRVQSPIAPSPMPSSQMAPSPMMASPLVASPTQTAPPVGGTPGFEIWRPPGSVTIKTEPQTPNPIASPGGYFKPPVPTTPKPNMNAGNQFILEFNPTASAKAKGKAPAKPPRPRVLPPVPAPFSPEVKQEPATPQPSDVPPSSTPLSNQRQGSITLRAQGGTRPSREQVPAEAWEQFKSTIRTLYLEERRPLKEVMAIMAEKYNFQATPKMYKTRFSQWGFVKNNTEEEVKRLLSMKFQRDAEGKVSEFVRNGRVVNLGTYLKRKGVTEYDLIDFELPADLPAHVRCRTPTPPPTPGYLQSPDLVRAQELVVGNMRKAFLHSRQFEVETDAQIGWPVTMVWGAGSSDLLMEANFYFEARDADQGGHFLMRAFKQLELDLKKLSPLGINELLLGMVHRDPGMMTALCKYLAAYSSTNLERSHPLRQIFTCLYEVQQKHGSVTLSELLWGSFPTIADELEAIYSRRHPYVARTWIDLALFYNHVNPERLEKLVIELRALQRPLDQRHGTNSVESLTLRYAILQLLYAASPNSDATKHAAHDVWHHMRGMGVVFPVRDAKPNVYCYHSPVKVDPWTKRCRRRYDSGVAILETHVGVKVHPYFEEDFHTTVHAPDAQEAWSSAINHMHSSKWSFI from the exons atgttTAACAATCAGTCGAATAAGCCTCATCCCACCGGCTATGACAACGACACTTTCGGCTTCTCCCCACAGCCCTGGACCAGGTTCGACACAAACCATGGCACGACATCGTCGGCGGTACCCCCTCACCACTCTAGCCATGGAGGCAATCAATCTTTCCACGCCTCCACCGACATGGACTGGTCAACAACATCGTCCGAAGTTCCGTCCGGCTACCataacgacgacgcccaaggTCCCAACGAAATGGAGCTCGACAGTCTGGCGtctggaggcggcgtcggccgtctGGTAGCCCATTTCGAGAACAAAAGCTTCAACCCGTTCGAGAACAAGAGCCCTGCGCCTCCGCTCCCTCCCCGGCCCAGCCACAGCGTCCAGATCCCTCAGCAGTCACCCCAAGTCGTCCAAAGGCCTCAGTTTGACAATATCGGATATTTTGGTTCGCACGGTACCGCCTCGAACGGCTTCAACCCCAATCGCATCGCGACGCCAGTCCAGAGCCCCGTCGAGTCCCAGTGGGGCTCGTTCAGCATGCAATCGAGGATGATGAGTCCTATTGCGACCAATTCGCCCGCCATACCGTTCAGTGGATTCCAGGACAATTCTCGCGTGACCAGCCCAGGGGTCGGGCCTTCGTCTGGCCCGTTCGGGAATCTAGATGACTTCATGTCCGGGAACCGAGTTCAAAGCCCAatcgcgccctcgcccatgccgtcgtCTCAAATggcaccgtcgccgatgatggcctcTCCGTTGGTGGCGTCTCCCACGCAAACGGCACCGCCAGTGGGAGGCACGCCTGGGTTCGAGATATGGCGCCCCCCAGGATCGGTTACTATCAAGACGGAGCCTCAAACCCCCAACCCGATCGCCAGTCCCGGCGGCTACTTCAAGCCGCCCGTACCAACGACACCGAAACCGAACATGAACGCCGGAAACCAGTTCATCCTTGAGTTTAACCCCACTGCCAGTGCCAAAGCCAAGGGTAAGGCTCCCGCGAAGCCTCCAAGGCCGCGGGTCTTGCCACCAGTGCCGGCACCATTCAGTCCAGAGGTGAAGCAAGAGCCGGCAACACCGCAGCCCTCCGATGTGCCGCCTTCATCCACCCCTCTGTCG AATCAGAGGCAAGGATCGATTACTCTCCGTGCTCAGGGTGGAACTCGACCGTCACGGGAACAGGTTCCTGCTGAGGCTTGGGAGCAATTCAAGTCAACCATCCGAACCCTCTATCTCGAGGAGAGAAGACCGCTGAAAGAAGTCATGGCTATCATGGCCGAAAAGTACAACTTTCAAGCAAC ACCAAAGATGTACAAGACGCGATTTTCTCAATGGGGCTTCGTAAAGAACAACACAGAGGAGGAAGTTAAGCGGCTATTGTCGATGAAGTtccagcgcgacgccgagggtAAGGTGTCCGAATTCGTCCGAAACGGAAGGGTCGTCAACCTGGGCACATATCTGAAGAGGAAGGGCGTGACCGAGTACGACCTGATCGACTTCGAGCTTCCCGCCGATCTACCAGCCCATGTGCGATGccggacgccgacgccacctcCAACACCAGGCTATCTGCAGTCGCCGGACCTCGTGCGAGCCCAGGAACTGGTCGTTGGGAACATGAGGAAGGCATTCCTCCACAGCAGGCAGTTTGAGGTGGAAACGGACGCCCAGATTGGCTGGCCCGTGACCATGGTCTGGGGCGCGGGATCGAGCGATTTGCTAATGGAGGCCAACTTTTATTTCGAAGCCAGGGACGCCGACCAGGGCGGCCACTTCCTCATGCGGGCGTTCAAGCAGCTGGAGCTTGACCTGAAGAAGCTCTCCCCGCTTGGCATCAATGAGCTCCTCCTGGGCATGGTTCATCGTGACCCCggcatgatgacggcgctTTGCAAGTACCTGGCGGCGTACTCGAGCACCAACCTGGAGCGGTCGCATCCCCTTCGACAAATCTTCACTTGCCTGTACGAGGTTCAGCAAAAGCACGGCTCTGTGACGCTATCGGAGCTGCTCTGGGGGAGCTTCCCGACAATCGCGgatgagctcgaggccatatatagccgccgccacccataCGTTGCACGGACGTGGATCGATCTGGCCCTGTTTTATAACCACGTCAACCCAGAGCGActggagaagctcgtcaTTGAGCTGCGGGCGCTCCAGCGCCCCCTGGACCAGCGGCATGGCACCAATAGCGTCGAGTCGCTGACGTTGCGCTACGCCATCCTGCAGCTGCTGTATGCTGCATCGCCGAACAGTGACGCGACGAAGCATGCTGCGCATGATGTATGGCACCATATgcgcggcatgggcgtgGTGTTTCCCGTTCGCGACGCCAAACCCAACGTCTACTGCTATCACAGCCCGGTCAAGGTGGACCCGTGGACGAagcgatgtcgacgacgatacGATTCTGGCGTCGCCATCTTGGAGACCCATGTTGGGGTCAAGGTACACCCGTATTTCGAGGAAGACTTCCACACGACTGTCCATGCGCCCGACGCTCAGGAGGCGTGGTCATCGGCCATCAATCATATGCACTCGTCGAAATGGTCTTTCATTTAA
- a CDS encoding uncharacterized protein (COG:H~EggNog:ENOG503Q6UA) has protein sequence MLPPGPRGVLALGRRATGVARRCRCFSTDQTIKEHDVLVLRQQGAKYAKWHLTAPLRPDSKVKLSYGESLSGDQLIGRRVLDVVRDSGGKNVVLHEATLATYIINSARMATPIYPHDASTIVSLLDLNLSRPGEDPDDDAAPPFEIFEAGTGMGSLTLHLARAIHAANNPVPPALRRALCEAKLRSQQQDPSASPIDLSPDHQAALDQYTTARRAVIHTLDRNPKHLNAAYKLVRNFRRAQYLASIDFHLGSVEEYISARLAQSNGQPFLSRAILDLPSAHENAEQVIKALFPNGLLVLFKPSISQIADFQAWSLRTQQPLRLETVLELPTGVATDGVHDAAGGKQWDVRTVLPKEHQGDESKRVQVMRPKVGDRIVGGGFVAVLRRWPAGEAPVAQDAETESQEAE, from the exons ATGCTTCCTCCCGGCCCCCGCggcgtccttgcccttggccgccgtgccaCGGGTGTCGCCCGGCGCTGCAGGTGCTTCTCGACCGATCAAACCATCAAGG AGCacgacgtcctcgtccttcgCCAGCAGGGCGCCAAGTACGCGAAATGGCACCTCACCGCGCCGCTGCGACCCGACTCGAAAGTCAAGCTCTCCTACGGCGAGTCCCTGTCGGGCGACCAGCTCATCGGGCGCAGGGTTCTCGATGTGGtgcgcgacagcggcggcaaaAATGTCGTCCTCCACGAGGCCACGCTGGCGACCTATATTATCAATTCGGCGCGCATGGCCACGCCAATATATCCGCACGACGCAAGCACTATCGTTTCTCTGCTCGACCTCAACCTGTCGCGCCCGGGTGAggaccccgacgacgatgcggcgccTCCCTTTGAGATCTTCGAGGCTGGGACGGGCATGGGGAGCCTCACGCTGCACCTCGCCCGTGCGATCCATGCGGCCAATAACCCCGTTCCACCGGCCCTGCGCCGTGCACTCTGCGAGGCCAAGCTCAGATCCCAGCAGCAAGACCCGTCCGCCTCACCGATCGACCTCTCCCCGGACCACCAAGCGGCCTTGGACCAATACacgacggcccgccgcgccgtcatccACACGCTCGACCGCAATCCGAAGCACCTCAACGCAGCTTACAAGCTGGTTCGCAActtccgccgcgcccagTATCTGGCCTCGATTGACTTCCACCTGGGGTCAGTTGAGGAATACATATCTGCCCGCCTGGCCCAATCCAATGGGCAACCTTTCCTGTCGCGAGCTATCTTGGACCTCCCGTCCGCACACGAGAATGCCGAGCAGGTAATCAAAGCGCTGTTTCCGAACGGCCTCTTAGTCTTGTTCAAACCGTCAATCAGTCAGATCGCCGACTTCCAGGCGTGGTCGCTGCGGACGCAGCAGCCCCTGCGCCTGGAAACGGTGCTGGAATTGCCCACGGGTGTGGCGACAGACGGCGTCCACGACGCAGCCGGTGGCAAGCAGTGGGACGTCAGGACGGTGTTGCCCAAGGAGcaccagggcgacgagagcaaACGGGTGCAGGTCATGCGGCCCAAGGTCGGCGACAggatcgtcggcggcgggtttGTGGCCGTGTTACGACGCTGGCCCGCTGGCGAGGCGCCTGTCGCCCAAGACGCAGAGACGGAGAGCCAGGAGGCGGAGTAG
- a CDS encoding uncharacterized protein (SECRETED:SignalP(1-23~SECRETED:cutsite=AAA-AA~SECRETED:prob=0.4060)~EggNog:ENOG503PAGZ), with translation MPWTKTTLALAAVVLATGPGAAAAASGAVRLQQLYQFPNATQFVENIAIRPNGQLLLSTFDDGHLFTLDPRQHHGGCGGGDEDEDYAARLVVKVPGVTALSGMAEIALDVFAVSGGVSNASDYSFVAGTARILTLDFSRRRAAAGGGGGGDGDAPVVRTAAWLPDAGTLNGMAALPRHPHVVLSADSKTGRVLRTDTATGRVDVAFADPALAPPDAATTTTLPPGVPPLGINGLKIHGGFLYLTTTAERVFARVAIDEWGRPRHGTQPELERIAQLSSSASSPRVPDDFSVARDGTAYVATHVDALVRVAPDGRWTELVGPDGDVKLDSPTATALTRDEKTLYVVTAGGSGGKGGQVVAVHL, from the coding sequence ATGCCTTGGACAAAAACCACactcgcgctggcggcggtggtgctcgCGACGGGaccaggggcggcggcggcggcgagcggtgCCGTCCGCCTGCAACAGCTGTACCAGTTCCCCAACGCGACGCAGTTTGTCGAGAATATTGCGATCCGACCCAATGgacagctgctgctcagcacgtttgacgacgggcacctGTTCACGCTCGACCCTCGGCAGCACCAcggcggttgcggcggcggcgatgaggatgaaGACTACGCGGCGcgactcgtcgtcaaggTGCCGGGCGTGACGGCACTGTCGGGCATGGCGGAGATCGCGCTCGACGTGTTCGCCGTgtcgggcggcgtcagcaACGCGAGCGACTACAGCTTCGtggcgggcacggcgcgcaTCCTGACCTTGGACTtttctcggcggcgggctgcggccggcggtggtggtggtggtgatggcgatgcgccggtggtgcgcacggcggcgtggctgcCTGACGCGGGGACCCTCaacggcatggcggcgcttcCGCGACACCCGCACGTGGTGCTGAGCGCCGACTCCAAGACGGGGCGGGTGCTCCGGACggacacggcgacgggccgcgtGGACGTGGCGTTTGCCGAcccggccctcgcgccgccggacgccgccaccacgacaACCCTGCCGCCGGGCGTGCCCCCCCTGGGCATCAACGGGCTCAAGATCCACGGCGGGTTCCTGTacctgacgacgacggcggagcgCGTCTTTGCCCGAGTGGCCATTGACGAATGGGGCCGTCCCCGCCACGGGACGCagccggagctggagcgcatcgcgcagctgtcgtcgagcgcgtcgtcgcccagggTGCCCGACGACTTCTCCgtggcgcgcgacggcacTGCGTACGTGGCGACGCacgtcgacgcgctcgtcagGGTGGCGCCCGATGGGCGGTGGACGGAGCTCGTgggccccgacggcgacgtgaAGCTGgactcgccgacggcgacggcgctgacccgcgacgagaagacgcTGTATGTGGTGACGGCTGGGGGAAGCGGTGGGAAGGGCGGGCAAGTCGTTGCGGTTCATCTGTGA
- a CDS encoding uncharacterized protein (EggNog:ENOG503P46V) has translation MGGFYMQYLESLCRRRGWTDPSYECYRGTNGFTCLVLVNGREYQTDLAYESDVLAQENAAMRAFMVCRNFSVNGGMLARNGIVQGLPATSDTGRRRKSRHTSSRDSSGSHGRRSGNHSSSSSTASFD, from the exons ATGGGCGGATTTTACATGCAGTACCTGGAGA gtctttgccgccgccgcggatggACAGACCCCTCTTACGAATGCTACCGAGGCACCAACGGCTTTACCTGTCTTGTTCTCGTGAACGGGCGTGAGTACCAGACGGACCTGGCCTACGAGTCGGACGTCCTGGCGCAGGAGAACGCTGCCATGCGCGCCTTTATGGTTTGTCGCAATTTttccgtcaacggcggcatgCTCGCCCGCAACGGCATTGTCCAAGGACTCCCCGCCACGTCGGACACGGGTCGTCGCCGCAAGAGCCGTCACACATCGTCGCGtgacagcagcggcagccacggACGTCGCTCCGGGAACCattcgagcagcagctctaCTGCCTCCTTCGACTAG
- the RAM1 gene encoding Protein farnesyltransferase (EggNog:ENOG503NU8I~COG:O) translates to MAATAAEPAMQTSHHQEGVSIPPLFTSNPPIRDALQTESSLLQDETIEECLPFLAAQEEGHEKHNAHGVPHLYRDRHVKFLHKQLGLLPAMFKAADPSRPWIFYWCLAGMSLLGEDVAPYRTRLIETVRPMQNEAGGFAGGFGQTSHLATTYATVLSLALVGGEDAYDVIDRRGMWKWLCSLKQPDGGFQMAVGGEEDVRGAYCAAVLISLLNIPLELSPDSPARASGHTSLFSGLAEWVRRCQTYEGGVSAKPGVEAHGAYAFCALGCLSILDSPHRSIPKYLDVPRLVSWLSARQYAPEGGFSGRTNKLVDGCYSHWVGGCWPLIEAALEGPAAPAADCTPMQADDSLFSRNGLIRYILSCGQDLSKRGGLRDKPSKYSDAYHTCYVLSGLSSAQHRWTFVSARADAAMLDGDVWTVSPHVKGEQIFDEEDRVCTTHPVFVIPQHKAESCQKYFASKHGF, encoded by the exons atggcggccacggcggcagaACCGGCTATGCAAACTTCCCACCACCAGGAGGGTGTGAGCATCCCGCCCCTCTTCACCAGCAACCCTCCGATCCGCGACGCGCTCCAGACAGAGAGCTCGTTGCTGCAGGACGAGACCATCGAGGAATGCCTGCCTTTTCTGGCCGCGCAAGAGGAGGGGCATGAGAAGCACAACGCCCATGGCGTCCCGCACCTCTACCGCGACCGCCACGTCAAGTTTTTGCACAAGCAGCTCGGCCTGTTGCCGGCCATGTTCAAAGCTGCTGACCCCAGCCGGCCCTGGATCTTCTACTGGTGCCTCGCGGGCATGTCACTTCTCGGTGAGGATGTGGCCCCCTATCGCACGAGACTCATCGAGACGGTCCGCCCCATGCAgaacgaggcgggcgggttcGCGGGTGGGTTCGGCCAGACGTCGCATCTCGCCACCACCTACGCGACGGTCCTGTCGCTGGCCTTGGTTGGAGGGGAAGATGCCTACGACGTCATTGACAGGCGGGGCATGTGGAAGTGGTTGTGCTCGTTGAAgcagcccgacggcggcttcCAGATGGCCGTGggtggcgaggaagacgtGAG AGGAGCCTATTGCGCAGCTGTTCTCATCTCGCTGCTCAACATCCCTCTCGAGCTGTCACCCGACTCTCCTGCCCGTGCCTCCGGCCATACGAGCCTCTTCAGCGGCCTCGCGGAATGGGTACGGCGAT GCCAGACGTACGAGGGAGGCGTGTCGGCAAAGCCGGGTGTCGAGGCACATGGCGCATACGCCTTCTGCGCGTTGGGATGCCTCTCCATCCTCGACTCCCCCCACAGAAGCATTCCGAA GTATCTTGATGTCCCTCGACTCGTGTCTTGGCTGTCTGCTCGCCAGTATGCACCAGAGGGCGGCTTCTCCGGTCGCACCAACAAGCTGGTCGACGGCTGCTACAGCCACTGGGTTGGCGGGTGCTGGCCCCTGATCGAGGCGGCCTTGGAAGGTCCTGCGGCCCCGGCTGCAGACTGCACGCCAATGCAGGCCGATGACAGCCTGTTTAGCAGGAATGGTTTGATACGGTACATTCTCTCCTGCGGCCAGGACCTGTCGAAACGTGGTGGGCTGAGAGACAAGCCCAGCAA GTACTCGGACGCGTACCATACTTGCTACGTGCTCTCGGGACTGAGCTCTGCGCAGCACAGATGGACCTTTGTTTCTGCTCGAGCGGACGCGGCCATGCTGGATGGCGATGTCTGGACCGTGTCGCCACACGTCAAGGGCGAGCAGATattcgacgaggaggatcGGGTGTGTACGACGCATCCCGTTTTTGTCATTCCCCAGCACAAGGCAGAATCCTGCCAGAAGTACTTTGCCTCCAAGCACGGCTTCTAG
- a CDS encoding uncharacterized protein (COG:S~EggNog:ENOG503P0EU) — MSFDFGSANGGNDALLDLTFNQHHRDRTAAFAYTPSSTSQAAATTAIMASSRTWPIPLEMATTTTSPQASSPVDRKGTSPLSSSSSPHSQHSPLHHPPHFQPATNPLTDWALQQQQQQHQQQQQQQQQHQQQQLSAPDLAQFLHESTLMNFNAFPPNFPPNPLDYLPPSTQAALQANLLESTFGTMPSMEETAQAMHWGNAGMDNWQELQNTLQMDGLPRLGSVGSNSPTGTYLEVLSLPSSSGDGWAMVDWGHHHNLDQFQQAQNAAIFNPSQTLHLRTNSDSSDGANSLEFGSFEEIPPFPYSPFSPDSDGYQDSHSHRNCFSSDGHNHSHDNVSPAAAVAPVPIKVESVAASRHSPGSGAGSTSPPSSSARRNSGPRKSPITKTTKTIVRRTSNGKKDGTVEKKVGRRKGPLLPEQRKQASEIRKLRACLRCKFLKKTCDKGEPCAGCQPSHARLWQVPCTRIDIKDIGYFMKDWKADYERHMDLGVSVYNVKGFSQKETLMWITHGYGFALPVMVREVYVADEGCFSVEWVESTQPDQDPIDFETRTEKLDVGAEGVRIDALAEYLDKHIDGPFEDFIDDHFEGTPFITEILKTAHRFYVKEGMTVIKKALKLVLAYNLTMHITMVENQGSEVSLDGQIDDEDSKFYGRTVAPVMINFQIKCALADMWRELQKDILEELSTLYSGVYSGEKMKNWPTIFMLASILLAVWEEMQFDCHYRVPDPAAVNKFCNDMETTPVGVIVGLFHAISQKLPAFTDWDTRQHGHLLHNNTSVCEAMTEVRQHVIKHEAYLRTRKESKFDRYDFDSLSNKFLSKLVIRAN, encoded by the exons ATGAGCTTCGACTTTGGCAGTGCAAATGGCGGAAACGATGCCTTGCTAGACCTCACCTTCAACCAGCACCATCGCGACCGCACGGCCGCCTTCGCTTACACGCCTAGCTCCACgtcccaggccgccgccacaaccGCTATCATGGCCAGCTCAAGAACTTGGCCTATACCCCTCGAAATGGCGACGACAACCACGAGCCCGCAGGCCAGCTCCCCCGTCGACCGCAAGGGGACGTCGCCGCtatccagctcgtcgagcccTCACAGCCAGCATTCGCCGTTGCATCATCCCCCGCACTTCCAGCCGGCGACCAACCCCCTTACCGATTGGGCTctccaacagcagcagcagcagcatcaacagcaacagcaacaacaacaacagcatcagcaacagcagctgTCGGCTCCGGACCTGGCGCAATTCCTCCACGAGTCGACGTTGATGAACTTCAACGCCTTCCCGCCCAACTTCCCGCCCAACCCTCTCGACTATCTGCCCCCCTCCACGCAGGCTGCGCTTCAGGCTAACCTCTTGGAGTCCACCTTTGGCACCATGCCCTCGATGGAGGAAACGGCCCAGGCAATGCATTGGGGCAATGCCGGCATGGACAATTGGCAGGAGTTGCAGAACACGCTGCAGATGGACGGTCTTCCCcggctcggcagcgtcgGAAGCAACTCGCCCACCGGGACGTACCTGGAGGTActctcgctgccctcgtcgtccggAGATGGATGGGCCATGGTGGACTGGGGTCATCACCACAATCTCGATCAGTTCCAGCAGGCTCAGAACGCAGCCATCTTCAATCCGTCTCAGACACTCCACCTGCGTACCAACTCGGACTCGTCTGACGGCGCCAACTCGCTCGAATTCGGCAGTTTTGAGGAGATCCCCCCGTTCCCCTATTCCCCTTTCTCCCCAGATTCGGACGGCTACCAGGACAGTCACAGCCACCGGAACTGCTTCTCTAGTGACGGCCACAACCACTCCCATGACAACGTGAgcccggctgccgccgtcgctcccGTGCCCATCAAGGTCGAGTCCGtagccgccagccgccacagCCCTGGTAGCGGCGCTGGCTctacgtcgccgccctcgtcatcggcgcggcgcaacTCCGGACCCCGTAAGAGCCCCATCACCAAGACAACCAAGACTATTGTGCGCCGCACCTCCAACGGCAAGAAGGATGGCACCGTGGAGAAGAAGGTTGGCCGGAGAAAGGGACCTCTCTTGCCCGAGCAGCGCAAGCAGGCCAGTGAAATCAGGAAGCTCCGGGCTTGTTTACGATGCAAGTTCCTCAAGAAGACGTGCGACAAGGGTGAGCCTTGCGCCGGCTGCCAGCCGTCTCACGCCCGCCTTTGGCAGGTTCCGTGCACTCGCATTGACATCAAAGACATTGGCTACTTCATGAAGGACTGGAAAGCCGACTACGAGAGGCACATGGACCTGGGTGTCTCTGTTTACAACGTCAAGGGCTTCTCCCAAAAGGAAACCCTCATGTGGATCACGCATGGCTATGGGTTCGCCCTGCCAGTCATGGTCCGCGAGGTATACGTTGCCGATGAAGGCTGCTTCTCCGTCGAATGGGTCGAATCGACCCAGCCTGACCAGGATCCCATCGATTTTGAGACCCGTACCGAGAAGCTTGATGTCGGAGCCGAGGGCGTCCGCATCGATGCTCTTGCCGAGTATCTCGACAAGCATATCGATGGACCTTTCGAGGACTTCATCGACGACCATTTCGAAGGCACTCCGTTCATCACTGAGATCCTCAAGACCGCTCACCGCTTCTACGTGAAGGAGGGCATGACCGTCATCAAGAAGGCCCTCAAGCTCGTACTGGCGTACAACCTGACTATGCACATCACCATGGTGGAAAACCAAGGGTCCGAGGTCAGCCTCGACGGTCAGATTGACGACGAAGACTCCAAGTTCTATGGCCGCACAGTCGCGCCCGTCATGATCAACTTTCAGATCAAGTGTGCGCTCGCCGATATGTGGCGTGAGCTGCAAAAGGACATCCTGGAGGAGCTCTCTACGTTGTACTCGGGCGTGTACAGCGGCGAGAAGATGAAGAACTGGCCCACGATTTTCATGCTCGCGTCCATCCTGCTCGCGGTCTGGGAGGAGATGCAGTTTGATTGCCACTACCGCGTGCCCGACCCGGCAGCGGTGAACAAGTTCTGTAACGACATGGAAACGACCCCCGTTGGAGTTATTGTGGGTCTCTTCCATGCCATCTCGCAAAAGCTGCCCGCCTTCACCGACTGGGACACCCGCCAGCATGGACACCTGTTGCACAACAACACTTCGGTATGCGAGGCTATGACTGAGGTTCGGCAACATGTCATCAAGCATG AGGCGTACCTGCGAACCCGCAAGGAGAGCAAGTTTGACCGTTACGACTTTGACTCACTGTCGAACAAGTTCCTGTCAAAGCTTGTCATCCGCGCCAACTGA